In the genome of Helicobacteraceae bacterium, one region contains:
- a CDS encoding 3-isopropylmalate dehydratase small subunit yields the protein MATAWRFGVNVDTDLIIAARYLNTSEPKELAAHLLEGADPDFTKKAQKGDYIVALDNFGCGSSREHAPVAIKAFGIAAVIAKSYARIFYRNAFNTGLYIYEVEQADRIENGDQIEVDNATGEVRNLTKNETYKFIPPPPFMQELVDAGGLMEYAQKEIAALA from the coding sequence ATGGCTACCGCTTGGCGTTTTGGCGTTAATGTCGATACGGATTTGATTATAGCGGCGCGTTACTTGAACACGTCGGAGCCAAAAGAGCTTGCCGCGCATCTGCTTGAGGGCGCAGACCCGGATTTTACGAAAAAAGCGCAAAAGGGCGACTATATCGTCGCGCTGGATAATTTTGGTTGCGGATCAAGCCGCGAACACGCGCCCGTGGCGATCAAGGCGTTTGGCATAGCGGCGGTGATCGCGAAATCTTACGCGCGGATCTTCTACCGCAACGCCTTTAACACGGGGCTTTACATCTACGAAGTCGAGCAAGCCGATCGCATTGAAAACGGCGATCAGATCGAGGTGGATAACGCGACCGGCGAGGTTAGAAATCTCACCAAAAACGAAACTTATAAATTTATCCCCCCGCCGCCGTTTATGCAAGAGCTTGTCGATGCGGGCGGGCTAATGGAATACGCGCAAAAAGAGATCGCCGCGCTTGCCTAA
- a CDS encoding flagellar hook-basal body protein, translating to MQTGFYSNTGGMVTQFNRLDVISNNLANINTAGFKRDDIVIGDYMRLYKETHDVLPIRNHTREGSQHLNRATTRVPQVVEEYTDHDIGAMLQTGNPLDVALQSPNLFFVVETPNGVRYTRDGSFKLDDEGYLIAKEGFRVLSADNAAIQLPVDRKITLNSEGTFYAQNQENLLEQEEIAALRIVRFDNPKWLEKVGHNYFKSAEGYAEPINAEGQFLTAQGFLEKSNVNAISEMTALIETNRLVGMYQKAMDTHMNEINGDAINKLAAIKA from the coding sequence ATGCAAACGGGTTTTTACAGCAATACGGGCGGTATGGTAACGCAGTTTAACCGCCTCGACGTTATCTCTAACAACCTCGCCAACATCAACACGGCGGGTTTTAAGCGCGACGATATTGTAATCGGCGATTATATGCGCCTTTATAAGGAGACGCACGACGTTCTGCCCATTCGCAACCATACGCGAGAGGGATCGCAACACCTAAACCGCGCGACGACCCGCGTTCCTCAGGTTGTAGAGGAATACACCGATCACGATATAGGCGCCATGCTCCAAACGGGAAATCCGCTTGACGTCGCGTTGCAAAGCCCCAATCTGTTCTTCGTCGTTGAAACGCCAAACGGCGTTCGCTACACGCGCGACGGCTCGTTTAAGCTCGACGACGAGGGCTACCTGATCGCCAAAGAGGGTTTTAGGGTGTTAAGCGCCGATAACGCCGCGATCCAACTGCCCGTCGATCGCAAGATCACGCTTAATTCCGAAGGGACGTTTTACGCGCAAAATCAAGAAAACCTGCTTGAGCAAGAGGAGATCGCCGCTTTAAGGATCGTCAGGTTCGACAATCCAAAATGGCTTGAGAAAGTAGGGCATAACTACTTCAAAAGCGCCGAAGGCTACGCCGAGCCTATCAACGCGGAGGGGCAATTTTTGACGGCGCAAGGGTTTTTGGAAAAATCCAACGTAAACGCTATTAGCGAGATGACCGCGCTGATAGAGACAAACCGTCTTGTGGGCATGTATCAAAAGGCGATGGATACCCATATGAACGAAATCAACGGCGACGCGATCAACAAACTCGCCGCGATCAAAGCCTAA
- a CDS encoding carbon-nitrogen hydrolase family protein, whose amino-acid sequence MQIDALALGSARLDYLLTQAKNHGSRIAVLPEYVCGAFFKEIEKAPVAEIKTRGAQQYENLSKLSKQYKITIIAPLIRVIGAKPYKSLYRFSPDRVWRYDQQILIDYPHWNEAAFFANDRRELKPTIFTYNGFRIGLLFGFELHFDLLWHKMIAARTDIAIVSSVCAFESFARWQTLCKSRAFSGGCYAIRANRIGSYGGDKQLEPWIFYGNSLYCNPFGEIENSLDDREGILVASCDRDALRQSRRAFGFGRIAKAFKTN is encoded by the coding sequence TTGCAAATCGACGCGCTTGCGCTGGGTTCGGCGCGGCTGGATTACTTGCTTACCCAAGCAAAAAATCACGGTTCGCGCATAGCGGTTTTGCCCGAATACGTTTGCGGAGCGTTTTTCAAGGAGATCGAAAAAGCGCCCGTCGCCGAGATAAAAACTCGCGGCGCGCAGCAGTATGAAAATCTATCTAAACTTTCAAAGCAATACAAAATTACGATTATCGCTCCGCTTATTCGCGTTATCGGCGCCAAGCCGTATAAGAGTCTTTATCGCTTTAGCCCCGATCGCGTTTGGCGTTACGATCAGCAGATACTAATCGACTATCCGCACTGGAACGAAGCCGCTTTTTTTGCCAACGATCGCCGAGAGCTGAAACCGACGATTTTTACCTATAACGGTTTTCGTATAGGATTGCTTTTTGGTTTTGAGCTACACTTTGATCTATTGTGGCACAAGATGATTGCGGCGCGGACGGATATAGCGATCGTTTCGTCGGTGTGCGCCTTTGAATCGTTTGCTAGATGGCAGACGTTGTGCAAGTCGCGGGCGTTTAGCGGCGGCTGTTACGCGATCCGCGCGAACAGAATCGGATCGTATGGCGGCGACAAGCAGCTAGAGCCTTGGATATTTTACGGCAATTCGTTATATTGCAATCCGTTTGGAGAGATAGAAAATTCGCTCGACGATCGCGAAGGCATTCTGGTCGCCTCGTGCGATCGCGACGCGCTTCGCCAAAGCCGCCGCGCTTTTGGATTTGGCAGAATCGCAAAAGCGTTTAAAACGAACTGA
- the xseB gene encoding exodeoxyribonuclease VII small subunit — MEENQSYEAKIEAAKAILTELNKSDLPLDRATALFKEGKKLLDEAAKLLENAKLEYEELQNSNG; from the coding sequence ATGGAAGAAAATCAGAGCTACGAAGCAAAAATTGAAGCCGCCAAAGCGATTTTGACGGAGCTAAACAAAAGCGATCTGCCGCTAGATAGGGCTACCGCGCTATTCAAAGAGGGCAAAAAGCTGCTGGACGAGGCGGCGAAACTGCTTGAAAACGCGAAACTAGAATACGAGGAGCTTCAAAATTCAAACGGTTAA
- the flgG gene encoding flagellar basal-body rod protein FlgG — translation MIRSLYAAATGMKAQQLSIDAVSNNIANVNTTGYKKQRAEFADLMYQVMEYAGTSSSATTISPTGIEVGLGVRPTAIQKIFSQGNYKETGNQLDVAISGDGFFQIQLPDGTTAYTRAGAFKLDENGTIVTADGYPLLPQVVVPADTTQLTIGADGTISVMQAGQTQSAQIGQFELANFINPAGLHSLGDNNYVNTTASGDAVVGQPGLNGFGQTRQLFLELSNVQLVDEMTDLITGQRAYEAGSKAITTSDEMLSAVNGLKR, via the coding sequence ATGATTCGTTCGCTATACGCCGCCGCTACGGGAATGAAGGCGCAACAGCTATCGATCGACGCGGTTTCCAACAATATCGCCAACGTCAATACCACGGGCTACAAAAAGCAGCGCGCCGAATTTGCAGATCTGATGTATCAGGTGATGGAATATGCCGGCACAAGCTCTAGCGCCACGACGATCAGCCCGACGGGAATCGAGGTGGGGCTTGGCGTTCGTCCGACGGCGATCCAAAAGATATTTTCGCAGGGCAACTACAAAGAGACGGGCAATCAACTAGACGTAGCGATCAGCGGCGACGGATTTTTCCAAATCCAGCTACCCGACGGGACGACCGCATACACGCGCGCGGGCGCGTTCAAGCTCGACGAAAACGGGACGATCGTAACCGCGGACGGCTATCCGCTTCTGCCGCAGGTAGTAGTCCCCGCCGATACCACGCAGCTTACGATCGGCGCGGACGGCACGATCAGCGTAATGCAGGCGGGGCAGACGCAAAGCGCGCAAATAGGGCAGTTTGAGTTAGCCAACTTTATCAACCCCGCGGGCTTGCACTCTTTGGGCGATAACAACTACGTCAACACCACCGCTTCCGGCGACGCGGTTGTGGGGCAACCAGGCTTAAACGGCTTTGGGCAGACGCGCCAGCTTTTCTTGGAGCTTTCAAACGTGCAGCTTGTCGATGAGATGACCGATCTGATCACGGGTCAGCGCGCATACGAAGCGGGCAGCAAGGCGATCACCACGAGCGACGAAATGCTAAGCGCCGTCAATGGCTTGAAACGCTAA